A section of the Armatimonadota bacterium genome encodes:
- a CDS encoding M14 family zinc carboxypeptidase yields MALVPLLLMSGLFDDPLKTRAERTKYLETSTYEDVVSYCKALTTKYPKVSQLGYSGTSAKGRQIPLVTIAEPMVSTAQEAAKSGKLVIYVQANIHAGEVEGKEAAQHLMREWVRDRGLLKKAILLVQPIYNCDGNEEFAPQAKNRPGQNGPEMVGLRPNGQGLDLNRDCTKAESPEMQGALRNIYSWNPDVVFDLHTTDGTRHGYPMTYGGPGNPNAHPELLNYAFKEFFPAVRLEARKKFKLELQDYGNGFFQDGKWRFETFAADARFVTNYAGLRGALPILSEAMVYEPFDVRVRDTERFVKLCLGKMLKDAAKIKAIHAASETSIVGSKLATRFQMTSRGEEEVLLEKGLSAGVRNKGPVRDIEKVMMPVFDRFIGTTFAEVPFAYVIPDSEPKLIELLKLHGLKLEVIEGLDQDPPKTNPLEAFRISKRTEARSAFQGHKLITLEGEWRPWNRPIQGILVRCEQPLGRVAFELLEPSSMDGATAWGTIQDGFIEDTWHPVSRVIRPVKLKTRPL; encoded by the coding sequence ATGGCTTTGGTTCCGCTCCTATTGATGTCTGGATTGTTCGACGATCCGCTAAAAACGCGTGCCGAGCGGACGAAGTATTTGGAGACTTCGACTTACGAGGACGTGGTTAGCTACTGCAAAGCACTCACGACCAAATATCCGAAAGTCTCGCAGTTGGGTTACAGCGGCACATCGGCGAAAGGCCGGCAGATTCCGTTAGTCACGATCGCCGAGCCGATGGTTTCCACCGCGCAAGAAGCGGCTAAGAGCGGAAAACTGGTCATTTATGTGCAGGCCAACATTCACGCAGGCGAGGTGGAAGGGAAGGAGGCTGCTCAACACTTGATGCGCGAATGGGTCCGAGATCGCGGGCTGCTGAAGAAGGCGATCTTGCTCGTGCAACCGATCTATAACTGCGACGGGAACGAGGAGTTTGCTCCGCAGGCGAAGAACCGACCAGGGCAGAATGGGCCGGAAATGGTCGGTTTGAGGCCTAACGGTCAAGGGTTGGACTTGAACAGAGATTGCACAAAGGCGGAGTCGCCCGAGATGCAGGGCGCGCTCCGTAACATCTACTCTTGGAACCCAGATGTTGTTTTTGATTTGCACACCACGGACGGCACCCGACACGGCTACCCCATGACATATGGCGGTCCGGGAAATCCTAATGCTCATCCCGAGCTGTTGAACTATGCATTCAAGGAGTTCTTTCCCGCTGTTCGGTTGGAGGCGCGAAAGAAGTTCAAGTTAGAGCTGCAGGATTACGGAAATGGGTTCTTTCAGGATGGGAAGTGGCGGTTCGAGACATTTGCCGCCGATGCTCGGTTTGTGACCAACTATGCGGGTCTGCGGGGCGCGTTGCCTATTCTCAGTGAAGCAATGGTTTACGAGCCGTTCGACGTTCGAGTCAGAGATACTGAGCGATTCGTCAAACTTTGCCTCGGCAAGATGTTAAAAGACGCCGCCAAGATCAAAGCGATTCATGCGGCTTCTGAGACCTCGATTGTTGGGTCAAAGTTGGCCACCCGGTTCCAAATGACTTCTCGGGGCGAAGAGGAGGTTTTGTTGGAAAAAGGGTTGAGCGCTGGAGTGAGGAACAAGGGGCCAGTTCGAGATATTGAGAAGGTGATGATGCCGGTATTTGATCGTTTCATCGGAACCACCTTTGCCGAAGTTCCATTCGCCTACGTGATCCCGGACTCGGAACCAAAGCTGATCGAGTTACTGAAGTTGCACGGGTTGAAGTTGGAAGTGATCGAGGGGCTTGATCAAGATCCGCCGAAAACCAATCCTCTCGAGGCTTTCCGAATCTCGAAAAGAACCGAGGCCAGATCTGCTTTTCAGGGCCATAAACTCATTACGCTTGAGGGCGAATGGCGCCCCTGGAACCGACCGATTCAAGGGATTTTGGTTCGTTGCGAGCAGCCGCTTGGGCGAGTTGCATTCGAGCTTCTGGAACCTAGCTCGATGGATGGGGCGACGGCCTGGGGAACGATTCAGGACGGATTCATCGAGGACACCTGGCATCCGGTGTCTCGGGTAATTCGACCAGTTAAGCTAAAGACACGACCGCTGTAA
- a CDS encoding peptidylprolyl isomerase, translating into MRLRVLLFALVMTVLLACGGSGGSGSPAPYRGISITPSTISLKPNESIQLTAVVDGGNQAVVWSLPGVGPTSQGSFTEPGKYKAPAASGNYTIRAEVSGEPTKFAEAVAKVDSGYVVNISSAGSATVAYGGTKTFSATVTGAGSSAVTWTATLGTITVSGVYTAPSGAVGTSTFTDTITATSALDPSKKQTFTVTVAPAIELVAFSGTRYAMPLSRQTFQAKVAGTVATSGVNWSASSGTITSAGVWTGDATTLGDVTVTATLASDTSKSVSTTISVRTDLMVRFNFATAGSISLGLRPDKAPRHCANLVSLVNEKFYEGIKLHRREENFVVQWGCPLTKTLPLTDPSIGTGGPGYTINFEANDLKHLKYSLGMARSTSLDSAGSQIYVCLDDLKSLDGNYVVFGSVINGEALIDAIQVGDTITSATVEPVPAP; encoded by the coding sequence ATGCGCCTTCGCGTTTTGCTGTTTGCTTTGGTCATGACCGTGTTGCTTGCCTGTGGCGGAAGCGGTGGCTCAGGTTCACCCGCTCCCTATCGCGGCATTTCGATCACGCCTTCAACGATTAGTTTGAAGCCGAACGAGTCGATCCAGCTAACCGCGGTCGTGGACGGCGGGAATCAAGCAGTGGTTTGGAGCCTTCCGGGCGTGGGTCCTACATCTCAGGGAAGCTTTACGGAGCCGGGCAAGTACAAGGCCCCGGCTGCTTCGGGAAATTACACGATTCGGGCTGAGGTTTCTGGCGAACCAACCAAGTTTGCAGAGGCGGTTGCAAAGGTAGATTCTGGATACGTCGTCAATATCAGTTCAGCGGGAAGTGCGACGGTTGCCTACGGTGGAACCAAGACCTTCAGTGCGACGGTCACCGGTGCTGGTTCGAGCGCGGTGACCTGGACTGCGACTCTGGGAACTATCACGGTGTCGGGCGTTTACACCGCACCGAGCGGAGCAGTGGGAACTTCGACGTTTACGGATACGATCACGGCGACGAGCGCGCTGGACCCAAGCAAGAAGCAGACCTTCACGGTGACCGTTGCGCCTGCGATAGAACTGGTTGCTTTCTCGGGAACCCGGTACGCAATGCCGCTTTCGCGGCAGACTTTCCAGGCGAAGGTTGCGGGAACCGTTGCCACCTCGGGTGTCAACTGGTCAGCTTCTTCGGGAACCATAACTAGTGCTGGCGTATGGACTGGTGATGCGACGACGTTGGGTGATGTGACAGTGACGGCTACTCTGGCGAGCGATACGTCAAAGTCCGTCAGCACTACGATTTCGGTCAGAACCGATTTGATGGTTCGGTTTAACTTCGCTACCGCTGGTTCAATCTCTCTTGGCTTAAGACCTGATAAGGCTCCTCGACACTGCGCTAACCTAGTTTCCTTGGTGAACGAGAAGTTTTATGAGGGAATCAAGTTGCACCGGCGAGAAGAGAACTTTGTTGTTCAGTGGGGTTGTCCATTAACCAAAACGCTCCCGCTCACGGATCCCAGTATCGGAACAGGCGGACCCGGCTATACGATCAATTTTGAGGCGAACGATCTCAAACATCTCAAGTATTCGCTGGGTATGGCGCGTTCGACGAGCTTGGATTCAGCGGGGAGCCAGATCTACGTTTGTCTCGATGATCTGAAGTCTTTGGACGGCAACTACGTCGTGTTTGGATCGGTGATTAATGGTGAGGCCCTGATCGATGCCATCCAAGTTGGTGATACGATCACGTCGGCTACGGTTGAGCCGGTTCCGGCACCTTAG
- the purL gene encoding phosphoribosylformylglycinamidine synthase subunit PurL, translated as MAAFTPEVYSSMGLNDSEYALLTELLGRDPSYAELGMFAVMWSEHCGYKFSRPVLNRFSKYKEAMEGEGLENAGVVPLGDGLGITMKVESHNHPSYVEPYQGAATGVGGIIRDILTMGARPVALLNSLRFGPIEDGKAPEAIVRKNRYLFDHVVEGIAGYGNCVGVPTVGGEVNFHPNYSGNPLVNAMCVGVLKLDEVTTAAASGVGNPVIYLGSSTGRDGIHGATFASEAFGEDSEAKRPNVQIGDPFAEKQVIEATLEALATGAIVAIQDMGAAGLTCSTVEMASKGGVGMEINLDLVPMRENDMSGYELMLSESQERMMAVATKGREQEVIEVFHKWGVHAVVVGHVTDGEILRVSRHGEVIAELDPKLLTDHCPVYHSEQIEPESFRKAAQFDPASLPEVDLHSALLRLLASPDITSKRYVYQQYDQHVQTQTVRSSGAADAAVIAPSGAKKGFAVKLDGNARWTKAHPRRGGQLAVVESARNVACTGARPVAVTDGLNFGNPTYPEVYWQFAEAVEGIASASEAMDTPVISGNVSFYNESELGEIPPTPMIGMVGVLDDPSKALGLVPRLGDTLALIRTGQTPSSHRGLGASAFLVDVVGREDGYPEAPDLAAEKRLCYALAELASEDAIASAHDVSDGGLAVALSEMAIAAGLGINAKLPATGHAVSELFGEFQGDVVVSTSDLAKVREIVEKHNLLVIELGEVTNVPELNLNGTFGALSWGLLHLEDAYENAIPKIMGAYELA; from the coding sequence ATGGCCGCCTTCACACCAGAAGTCTACTCGTCCATGGGCTTGAACGATTCGGAGTACGCCCTGCTGACCGAACTTTTGGGGCGCGATCCCTCCTACGCTGAACTGGGAATGTTCGCCGTTATGTGGAGCGAGCACTGCGGCTACAAATTCTCCCGACCAGTTCTGAACCGTTTTAGCAAGTACAAAGAGGCAATGGAAGGTGAGGGCCTGGAAAACGCAGGCGTTGTACCTTTGGGCGATGGGCTGGGAATTACCATGAAGGTCGAGTCTCACAACCACCCATCGTACGTTGAACCCTACCAGGGTGCGGCGACTGGTGTCGGTGGAATTATCCGTGACATTTTGACTATGGGTGCTCGTCCGGTTGCTCTGCTCAACTCGCTTCGTTTTGGCCCAATTGAGGACGGCAAAGCACCAGAGGCGATTGTTCGCAAGAACCGGTACCTCTTCGATCACGTGGTCGAAGGGATCGCGGGTTACGGCAACTGCGTTGGAGTACCCACGGTTGGTGGCGAAGTCAATTTCCATCCCAACTACTCGGGCAATCCATTGGTGAACGCCATGTGCGTGGGTGTTCTCAAACTGGATGAAGTCACAACCGCCGCAGCGAGCGGGGTTGGGAACCCGGTGATCTACCTCGGTTCGTCCACCGGTCGCGACGGAATCCACGGCGCGACCTTCGCTTCGGAAGCATTTGGCGAAGACAGCGAAGCGAAACGGCCAAACGTCCAGATCGGTGACCCTTTCGCAGAAAAGCAAGTCATTGAAGCAACCTTGGAAGCATTGGCAACCGGAGCAATTGTCGCAATTCAGGATATGGGAGCTGCCGGGTTGACTTGTTCGACCGTTGAGATGGCGAGCAAGGGCGGAGTCGGAATGGAGATCAATCTTGATTTGGTTCCGATGCGCGAAAACGACATGAGTGGCTACGAGCTGATGCTTAGCGAGAGTCAAGAGCGAATGATGGCGGTTGCTACGAAAGGCCGCGAGCAAGAAGTCATCGAGGTTTTTCACAAGTGGGGAGTCCACGCCGTTGTGGTTGGGCATGTCACGGACGGGGAAATCCTTCGTGTCTCTCGGCATGGTGAGGTTATTGCCGAGCTGGATCCTAAACTTCTAACTGACCACTGCCCGGTTTATCACAGCGAGCAAATTGAACCAGAATCTTTCCGAAAGGCGGCCCAGTTCGATCCGGCGAGCTTGCCGGAGGTGGACTTGCATTCCGCCCTCCTTCGGCTTCTCGCGAGCCCAGACATAACGAGCAAGCGGTACGTGTACCAGCAATACGACCAACACGTCCAGACTCAGACGGTGAGGTCATCTGGGGCGGCGGACGCCGCGGTCATAGCTCCAAGCGGAGCAAAGAAAGGATTTGCAGTAAAGCTCGACGGAAACGCCCGTTGGACCAAAGCTCACCCACGGCGGGGTGGCCAACTTGCGGTCGTCGAGTCGGCTCGAAATGTCGCCTGTACAGGTGCTCGCCCGGTTGCTGTCACAGATGGACTCAACTTCGGAAACCCAACCTATCCCGAGGTTTACTGGCAGTTTGCTGAAGCCGTCGAGGGAATCGCAAGCGCAAGCGAGGCGATGGACACGCCGGTTATCAGCGGAAACGTCAGCTTCTATAACGAGAGCGAGCTTGGTGAGATTCCGCCCACGCCCATGATTGGAATGGTAGGCGTGCTCGATGATCCAAGCAAGGCGCTAGGTTTGGTTCCTCGTCTTGGGGACACTCTCGCATTGATTCGAACAGGGCAAACCCCTTCAAGCCATCGAGGGCTTGGCGCTAGTGCATTTTTGGTTGATGTGGTTGGACGTGAAGATGGTTACCCAGAAGCTCCCGACCTCGCAGCCGAGAAACGGCTCTGCTATGCTCTTGCAGAGCTTGCAAGTGAGGACGCAATCGCCTCGGCCCATGATGTGAGCGACGGAGGATTGGCGGTAGCTCTGAGTGAGATGGCGATTGCCGCAGGCCTTGGAATCAACGCGAAACTTCCCGCAACCGGACATGCAGTTTCGGAGCTATTTGGAGAGTTTCAAGGAGATGTCGTGGTTTCGACTTCCGACCTAGCAAAGGTGAGAGAAATTGTGGAAAAGCACAATCTTCTGGTAATTGAACTAGGTGAAGTCACGAATGTGCCTGAATTGAACCTAAACGGCACGTTCGGTGCCCTCTCGTGGGGCCTGCTCCACCTTGAGGATGCCTACGAAAACGCGATTCCCAAAATCATGGGTGCCTACGAATTGGCATAG
- a CDS encoding tetratricopeptide repeat protein, giving the protein MKSMRLLVTALCAIALSSAFAQGPTDVENAANVKVVAAAEQYNKKTLALGDAIATFEGIVKEFPMSGSANGWLGFLYLKNNEAKKAVGPLEVAYAANKKDTEVLNNLANAYFITDQKDKALLRYNELIVVDQASFEPYYNLGNIHIQNKDWDKAILMFTKAGDKAKDKAFVVNNLGVAQEGAKKFDAAAATFSRASDMDPKNQTYARNAGALLYRLRKHSTAATYLERALKAGAQDKQIVLALGDCYAQGSRTADMEALYSNYESMFASDFTYNFNIGVMKKNKKDYAGAEMAFRKALSLRDSDGATLGNLGVILFNKGEYAEARELFEKLSGIDPSAKNKKNFAAAAARSGDVKSAMPIWMEMLRLMPSDIETRLLVADAQYEMGNTKEAMTQYKSALATKGTSSMALDGVGRCHLRDANYAAAEAAFRSAIAADAKFVPAYNNLAVVLEKMNKRPQAIIVLERAATIDPNNSDVAKNLKRMKAAG; this is encoded by the coding sequence ATGAAGTCAATGCGATTATTGGTTACGGCTCTTTGTGCCATTGCTCTGAGCAGTGCGTTCGCTCAGGGGCCTACGGATGTTGAAAACGCGGCAAACGTAAAGGTCGTAGCTGCTGCCGAGCAGTACAACAAGAAGACTCTTGCGCTGGGAGATGCGATCGCGACCTTCGAGGGAATCGTTAAAGAGTTTCCAATGAGCGGATCTGCAAACGGCTGGCTAGGGTTCCTCTATCTCAAGAACAACGAAGCTAAGAAGGCGGTTGGCCCACTGGAAGTCGCCTATGCGGCAAACAAAAAAGATACGGAAGTTCTCAACAACCTCGCAAACGCCTATTTCATCACGGACCAAAAAGATAAGGCGCTGCTTCGGTACAACGAGTTGATCGTGGTCGACCAAGCATCCTTTGAGCCTTACTACAATCTTGGAAACATTCACATCCAGAACAAGGATTGGGATAAGGCTATTTTGATGTTCACCAAGGCGGGCGACAAGGCTAAAGATAAGGCTTTCGTTGTCAACAACCTTGGTGTCGCTCAGGAAGGCGCGAAGAAGTTTGATGCAGCTGCGGCTACCTTCAGCCGAGCTTCGGACATGGATCCGAAGAACCAAACCTACGCACGTAACGCTGGCGCACTTCTTTATCGACTTCGCAAGCATTCCACTGCCGCAACATATCTCGAGCGCGCTCTGAAGGCAGGCGCTCAAGACAAGCAAATCGTTCTGGCTCTCGGCGACTGCTACGCTCAAGGTTCTCGAACGGCAGACATGGAAGCACTATACTCGAACTACGAGTCGATGTTTGCCTCTGATTTCACTTACAACTTCAACATCGGCGTGATGAAGAAGAATAAGAAGGACTATGCTGGCGCAGAAATGGCGTTCCGCAAGGCACTTTCGCTGCGGGATTCCGACGGAGCAACCCTTGGCAACCTCGGTGTGATCCTCTTCAATAAGGGTGAGTACGCAGAAGCTCGGGAACTCTTCGAGAAGCTCTCAGGAATCGATCCTTCCGCTAAGAATAAGAAGAACTTTGCCGCGGCTGCAGCTCGATCGGGCGATGTCAAATCTGCAATGCCAATCTGGATGGAGATGCTTCGGCTCATGCCAAGCGACATCGAAACTCGACTTCTGGTTGCAGACGCTCAGTACGAGATGGGCAACACCAAGGAAGCAATGACTCAATACAAGAGCGCGCTTGCTACTAAAGGGACAAGCTCAATGGCTCTCGACGGAGTTGGACGATGCCATCTTCGAGATGCAAACTATGCCGCCGCCGAAGCTGCCTTCCGAAGTGCGATTGCTGCTGACGCAAAGTTTGTTCCGGCGTACAATAACCTAGCAGTTGTTCTTGAGAAGATGAACAAGCGGCCACAAGCGATCATCGTACTCGAAAGGGCAGCCACGATCGATCCGAACAACTCGGATGTCGCTAAGAATCTTAAGAGAATGAAAGCAGCGGGTTAA
- a CDS encoding NAD(+)/NADH kinase: MRASIVLNLHRDDAAEAAQRAARWLLDRGCEVVSEDRAAGRLGLHAVGPTEVADCDLVIAFGGDGTIIRAAHLCSAKGTPILGVHFGRFGFVTQCMPEDIGAVLSAFQDGEHKTERRMMLETSLVRGEKSVATIHTLNESVLQRTVTDRMLTFDVEVNGQALTSYPADGVMVSTPTGSTGYNLSAGGPVVDPNVDALILTALAPHTLSARPLVLGAACTIKLRLNSGGDAVLSGDGQTRLHLLPGDYVEIRRSERTTNLVTIQNEDFLYKLRNRLFWSQSILGDND, translated from the coding sequence TTGCGAGCCTCTATCGTCCTCAATCTGCATCGTGACGATGCCGCCGAAGCCGCCCAACGGGCGGCACGTTGGCTTTTGGACCGAGGGTGCGAGGTCGTCTCCGAAGACCGCGCCGCCGGACGGCTTGGCCTCCACGCTGTAGGGCCTACGGAAGTTGCCGATTGCGATTTGGTTATCGCCTTTGGGGGAGATGGGACGATTATACGTGCCGCTCATCTTTGTTCCGCAAAAGGAACACCGATTCTTGGAGTTCACTTTGGGCGATTCGGGTTTGTGACTCAGTGTATGCCCGAGGACATTGGCGCGGTTCTGAGTGCCTTTCAAGATGGAGAGCACAAGACCGAACGTCGGATGATGCTCGAGACCTCGCTTGTTCGTGGCGAGAAGTCTGTCGCCACGATCCATACGCTCAACGAATCCGTTCTACAAAGAACGGTTACGGACCGAATGCTGACGTTCGATGTCGAAGTCAACGGTCAGGCGTTGACCAGCTATCCGGCTGATGGAGTCATGGTCTCTACTCCTACTGGCTCCACCGGATACAATCTTTCCGCTGGTGGACCTGTCGTTGATCCGAACGTGGATGCCCTCATCCTGACCGCTCTCGCCCCGCACACGCTCTCTGCAAGGCCGCTGGTACTCGGAGCTGCCTGCACTATTAAGCTGAGGCTGAATAGCGGCGGAGACGCAGTTCTGAGTGGTGATGGTCAGACCCGCTTGCATCTTCTTCCTGGCGATTATGTAGAAATTCGCCGTTCGGAGCGCACAACTAACCTTGTAACCATCCAAAATGAAGACTTCCTTTACAAGCTCCGCAACCGCTTGTTCTGGAGTCAAAGCATCTTGGGAGACAATGACTAA
- a CDS encoding ABC transporter ATP-binding protein has translation MTNTVLRVDDLRVTYPVNKGVVHALDGVSLEVNEGEIVAVVGESGCGKTTLAKAVLGLQPTSGGSIVLGGQGVVKTTSDMASRVGMVWQDPYASLNPRWTISRSIAEPGMLMNVPVDVPAVMRQVGLDERFTDRFPHQLSGGQRQRVAIGRALALRPPLVICDEPTSALDLSIRAQILNLLKDIRTELGCAFLYISHDLMTVRFLADRIAVMYLGRIVETGPTEEIFANPKHPYTRALLESAPTLDKLGYLPEPLEGELPDPKDVKPGCRFADRCVRRQDICATVKPEGTTEGERTFYCHNPF, from the coding sequence ATGACTAACACCGTTCTTCGCGTCGACGATCTTCGAGTAACTTACCCGGTAAACAAGGGTGTGGTTCACGCCCTTGATGGTGTCTCGCTTGAAGTCAATGAAGGAGAGATAGTTGCGGTCGTCGGAGAATCAGGTTGCGGCAAAACAACGTTGGCAAAGGCCGTGCTCGGCTTGCAGCCCACTTCAGGCGGTTCAATAGTACTCGGCGGCCAAGGGGTGGTGAAGACCACGAGCGATATGGCGTCGCGAGTGGGAATGGTCTGGCAAGACCCTTACGCCTCACTCAACCCGCGCTGGACGATCTCTCGCTCCATCGCAGAGCCAGGAATGCTAATGAACGTTCCCGTTGATGTGCCGGCGGTGATGAGGCAAGTTGGGCTTGATGAGCGGTTCACTGATCGTTTTCCGCACCAGCTTTCGGGCGGTCAGCGGCAGCGAGTCGCCATCGGTCGCGCCTTGGCATTGCGTCCTCCCTTGGTCATCTGCGATGAGCCGACTTCGGCTCTGGATCTTTCTATTCGGGCGCAGATTCTAAATCTGCTTAAAGACATTCGGACCGAGCTTGGCTGCGCGTTCCTGTATATCTCGCACGACCTAATGACGGTTCGCTTTCTTGCTGATCGGATTGCGGTCATGTATTTGGGTCGCATCGTAGAGACTGGGCCAACGGAAGAGATTTTTGCAAATCCGAAACACCCTTACACTCGCGCCCTGCTTGAGTCTGCTCCGACGCTCGATAAGTTGGGTTATCTGCCCGAGCCGCTGGAAGGCGAGCTGCCCGATCCCAAAGATGTCAAACCCGGTTGTCGCTTTGCTGACCGTTGCGTTCGCCGCCAAGACATTTGCGCCACCGTGAAGCCTGAAGGAACGACCGAGGGTGAGCGAACTTTCTACTGCCACAATCCGTTTTGA
- the phoU gene encoding phosphate signaling complex protein PhoU — translation MESVSYARQNFDRELEIMEHELLEMASWVEKMVADASNSLVKLDPVLAKEAIQQDDAIDEKELVIESLCMKIIGLQNPMGADLRHVGATLKIITDLERCADLAVDLAKATLKIEREEGRTDIIDLGKFAILCRKMLHDAMEAFVRRDLDRVELVGTQENEADKIYRELRAQVFLLMRRDPDSVVAHGWLFQAIHHLERIADHSVNIAERVHYMVTGELKQLAGFEEQ, via the coding sequence ATGGAATCCGTAAGCTACGCCCGCCAGAATTTTGATCGAGAACTCGAGATCATGGAGCACGAGCTTCTTGAGATGGCGAGTTGGGTTGAAAAGATGGTGGCGGATGCATCGAATTCCTTAGTGAAACTCGACCCCGTGCTGGCCAAAGAGGCGATTCAGCAGGATGATGCGATAGACGAAAAAGAACTGGTGATCGAGTCTCTCTGCATGAAGATCATCGGGCTCCAGAACCCGATGGGTGCGGACCTTCGACACGTGGGAGCGACTCTTAAGATCATCACTGATCTCGAAAGGTGCGCCGACCTTGCAGTGGATTTGGCCAAGGCGACTTTGAAGATTGAGCGAGAAGAAGGGCGAACGGACATTATTGACTTGGGCAAGTTTGCGATTCTTTGTCGGAAAATGCTTCACGACGCCATGGAGGCGTTTGTGCGGCGAGATTTGGATCGAGTTGAGTTGGTTGGAACCCAGGAGAACGAGGCGGATAAGATTTATCGCGAACTTCGGGCGCAGGTGTTCCTGCTGATGCGCCGTGACCCGGACTCGGTGGTTGCCCACGGCTGGCTTTTCCAGGCGATTCACCATTTGGAAAGGATCGCCGACCACTCAGTGAACATTGCCGAGCGAGTTCACTACATGGTCACGGGTGAGCTCAAGCAACTCGCGGGCTTTGAAGAGCAGTAA
- the dapF gene encoding diaminopimelate epimerase, with translation MLVGADELRFWKVQSIGNHFPLVLMSDFSGVLPELAISMCRDHFSVGGDGLLAVGVEGDDLRLRMFNPDGTEDFCGNGLRCAARFAFDQGMVGPSFNIRHLDRTVAVTVEGPLIKTMIGTASYEPKDVPTIIAGELFDETIFAGRDSDWSVVLSGSALSTGSTHVVLPVGSLPDDDGFRAISSRIEVDPRFPDRTSVIWAAREGEALKIRIWERGVGETLGCGTGSSAAAVDWMRRRKRGGRIEVRNPGGTVWVSADTWSSPITLEGEATTVFQGEFPI, from the coding sequence ATGCTGGTGGGAGCCGATGAATTGAGGTTTTGGAAAGTTCAATCCATCGGGAACCACTTCCCGCTCGTCCTGATGAGCGATTTCTCGGGAGTACTGCCAGAATTAGCCATTTCGATGTGCCGAGATCACTTTTCAGTCGGCGGAGATGGCTTGTTGGCGGTGGGAGTTGAGGGCGATGATCTCCGCCTCCGAATGTTCAATCCAGATGGGACGGAAGACTTCTGCGGAAACGGGCTCCGCTGCGCTGCCCGATTCGCTTTCGACCAAGGCATGGTGGGACCATCGTTCAACATCCGGCACCTTGATCGCACGGTCGCGGTAACCGTCGAGGGTCCGCTCATCAAAACCATGATCGGTACCGCCTCCTACGAGCCGAAGGACGTTCCCACCATCATCGCCGGGGAACTGTTCGACGAGACGATTTTCGCGGGCCGAGATTCCGATTGGTCGGTTGTGTTATCGGGTTCCGCCCTGTCGACTGGGTCTACGCATGTTGTTCTGCCAGTAGGGTCGTTGCCCGACGACGATGGGTTCCGCGCCATCTCCTCCCGTATCGAAGTCGATCCCCGATTTCCTGACCGAACCAGCGTGATCTGGGCCGCTCGCGAAGGCGAGGCACTAAAGATTCGCATCTGGGAGCGTGGCGTCGGAGAGACCTTGGGCTGCGGCACCGGCTCTTCAGCCGCCGCAGTAGACTGGATGCGCCGACGCAAACGCGGCGGAAGAATCGAAGTTCGGAATCCAGGAGGCACGGTTTGGGTTTCGGCGGACACCTGGTCTTCACCAATCACCCTCGAGGGCGAGGCCACCACGGTGTTTCAGGGCGAATTTCCGATATAA
- a CDS encoding VOC family protein, protein MSEYVVPSETRIGHVHLKVSDLERSLEFYCGLLGFQLTQRYGADAAFVSAGGYHHHIGLNQWHSKGAGPAPQRAPGLFHAAILYATREELYEAVKRVEHLVEGSADHGVSEAFYLSDPDGNGLELYWDKPENVWPRDEKHGLAMYTRPL, encoded by the coding sequence ATGAGCGAGTACGTCGTCCCGAGTGAAACCCGAATAGGGCATGTTCACCTCAAGGTCAGTGACCTGGAGCGGTCGCTTGAATTCTACTGCGGATTGCTCGGCTTTCAGCTCACTCAGCGGTATGGTGCCGACGCGGCTTTTGTATCGGCCGGCGGGTACCACCATCATATTGGGCTGAACCAGTGGCATAGCAAAGGAGCTGGGCCAGCACCGCAAAGGGCACCAGGTCTCTTTCACGCAGCGATCCTCTATGCGACTCGCGAGGAACTCTACGAAGCGGTCAAACGAGTTGAACACCTAGTCGAAGGCTCAGCCGACCACGGTGTCAGCGAAGCCTTCTACCTTTCTGACCCCGATGGTAACGGCTTAGAACTGTACTGGGACAAACCCGAAAACGTGTGGCCTCGGGACGAAAAACACGGCCTTGCGATGTACACAAGGCCGCTTTGA